One stretch of Caldinitratiruptor microaerophilus DNA includes these proteins:
- a CDS encoding YncE family protein has translation MRRQRSTSLVTALVLAVMLPACTAGRRGVGPTDPAPTSAIAAERPEDTLLVSAEDGLWAVTGSGERRPIAGVQPAALVAQLSDGEAVLYRFRWEDGNVPTTVLEAERMPSGEPVVSHRLEGRFNPIAATGDRGVYLAKTVGGSANDPPERVELWALDPGTGRLRGPARGGWEKGPHAGFGVPWQIVVAPDGRRLYALYLNLGVRRLEGPDAKVFVRRIDLDALAIGPDLPLPVPEDLQSDEGLMVYSIALSPDGRKLYAASGGLRQLAVIDTAAWNLERTLAWAPAGDTRAARSASVRAGLSVLAEVARRLGLAASVAEAKRALFPGVAMAPDGSVLYVVAFREGRSGLLQGDGLWAIDPATGQVRAQWLAGKEVFSVAAGTDGRFVYAVAQDGLSPQAERRLLAVDTRTGQAVDLWPDATARPWRIETVLP, from the coding sequence GTGCGTCGCCAGCGATCCACGAGCCTGGTCACAGCCCTCGTGCTGGCCGTCATGCTGCCCGCGTGCACGGCCGGCCGCCGCGGGGTCGGGCCGACCGACCCGGCGCCTACCAGCGCGATAGCGGCGGAGCGGCCGGAGGACACGCTTCTGGTCTCTGCGGAGGACGGCCTGTGGGCGGTCACCGGATCGGGTGAGCGGCGCCCGATCGCCGGCGTCCAGCCGGCCGCTCTGGTGGCACAGCTGAGTGACGGCGAGGCGGTTCTCTACCGGTTCCGGTGGGAGGACGGGAACGTCCCCACGACCGTGCTGGAGGCCGAGCGAATGCCATCCGGCGAGCCCGTCGTCTCCCACCGGCTCGAGGGGCGGTTCAACCCCATCGCGGCGACCGGCGACCGCGGGGTGTACCTGGCCAAGACCGTCGGCGGGTCGGCGAACGACCCGCCCGAACGGGTGGAGCTGTGGGCCCTCGACCCGGGCACGGGCAGGCTGCGGGGCCCGGCCCGCGGCGGGTGGGAAAAGGGGCCCCACGCCGGCTTCGGCGTGCCGTGGCAGATCGTGGTGGCCCCCGACGGACGGCGCCTCTACGCACTGTATCTCAACCTGGGCGTCCGGCGGCTGGAGGGCCCCGACGCCAAGGTGTTCGTGCGGCGGATCGACCTGGACGCGCTGGCGATCGGTCCGGACCTGCCCCTGCCGGTGCCCGAGGACCTGCAGTCCGACGAGGGCCTCATGGTCTACTCCATCGCCCTCTCGCCCGACGGCCGCAAGCTCTACGCGGCCTCCGGCGGCCTGCGGCAGCTGGCGGTGATCGACACCGCCGCGTGGAACCTGGAGCGGACCCTGGCCTGGGCGCCGGCGGGCGACACCCGGGCGGCCCGTTCGGCGAGCGTCCGCGCCGGTCTCTCGGTGCTGGCGGAGGTAGCCCGCCGGCTCGGGCTCGCCGCTTCCGTGGCGGAGGCCAAGCGGGCGCTCTTCCCCGGGGTGGCGATGGCCCCGGACGGCAGCGTTCTCTACGTGGTGGCCTTCCGCGAAGGTCGCTCGGGCCTGCTGCAAGGGGACGGCCTGTGGGCCATCGATCCGGCGACGGGTCAGGTGCGCGCCCAGTGGCTGGCGGGAAAGGAGGTCTTCAGCGTGGCGGCGGGCACGGACGGGCGGTTCGTGTACGCCGTGGCACAGGACGGCCTCTCCCCGCAGGCGGAGCGCCGCCTGTTGGCGGTCGACACCCGGACCGGCCAGGCAGTCGACCTGTGGCCGGATGCCACGGCCCGGCCTTGGCGGATCGAGACGGTGCTCCCGTAG
- a CDS encoding sigma-70 family RNA polymerase sigma factor family protein codes for MRRGPGRPGWRVARPPLLVGVVLTVAWARWSVNGPQARARETAARFWRAVADGDVGTVRSLLHPDADQTAEELVAMYRTYRYGGGATVTDAAPHRRAQVIVTVGLGKPNGYTTLQLVAMARHGGEWRVLHAGPGYEEAPVPAPSGKG; via the coding sequence GTGAGACGGGGTCCGGGCCGCCCGGGTTGGCGGGTGGCTCGTCCGCCGCTGCTCGTCGGCGTGGTTCTGACCGTAGCCTGGGCCCGGTGGAGCGTGAACGGCCCCCAGGCCCGTGCCCGGGAGACCGCGGCCCGGTTCTGGCGGGCGGTGGCGGACGGCGACGTCGGCACGGTCCGATCGCTCCTCCATCCCGACGCCGATCAGACGGCGGAAGAACTCGTGGCCATGTACCGGACGTACCGGTACGGCGGAGGCGCCACGGTCACCGACGCCGCCCCGCATCGGCGGGCGCAGGTGATCGTGACGGTAGGCCTGGGCAAACCCAACGGGTATACCACGCTCCAGCTGGTCGCCATGGCCCGGCACGGCGGCGAGTGGCGCGTGCTGCACGCCGGTCCGGGTTATGAAGAGGCGCCGGTGCCCGCGCCTTCGGGGAAGGGGTGA